A region of the Myxococcus stipitatus DSM 14675 genome:
GCTCGCGGTGGTGCTGGGCGTGGTCTTCAAGGGACAGAACGTGGCCTTCATGGTGGGGCTGGCGTTCGCCATCGCCGCGAGCGCCAACTTCCCCGCGCTGCTCCTGTCCATGGCCTGGCAGCGGTTCACCACGAATGGCGCGGTGGCCAGCATGCTGACGGGCTCCGTCAGCGCGGTGCTGCTCATCTTCCTGTCGCCCACCGTTCAAATCGACCTGCTGAAGAACACCACCGCGCTGTTCCCCCTGAAGAATCCAGGCATCATCACCATGCCCCTGGCCTTCTTCGTGGGCATCGCCGTGTCCCTGCTGTTCCCGGAGAAGGAGTCGAGTGAGCGCTTCGCCGAGGTGAAGCACCGCATGCACGTGGGCGCGGGCAAGCCGGCCGTGGCCCCCGTGGCGCAGGTGCCCTCGGTCAGTCCCGGCGCGGCGCCTCGGCCCACGGCCACCAAGGCGTGACGCGCCCCCAGGACAGTCCTCCTCCGTCATGCTCCTGGGGAGGAGGACGGGGGTGGGGCCCGGGCCTCCAAGGGGTCTGGGTCCCGCCCCTCTTCCTACGTGTCGCCGCCGTCCAGCTTCTCGCGCAGGCGCATGCGCGCGCGGTGAAGGCGGCTCTTGTGCGCGCGCACGTCGATGCCCGACTTGCTCGCGGCCTCCTCGGCGGACAGCCCCTCCACGTCCCGGAGCAGCAGCGCCTCGCGGTCCGTCGCGGACATCGACGCCAGCGCGTCCCGAATCTCCGCGCCCAGCTTGCGCGCATGGGCGGCCTCGTCCGGGGGCCGCTCGCCGGACGGCACCGCGCGCGCGGCCTCTTCATCCAGCGACACGGCGACGCCCCCTCGGGCCTCGCGCCGCCGCTCCCGCGAGCAGTGCGAGCGCGCCACCTGATAGAGCCACGTCGAAAGCTGGGCCTGCTCGCGGAACGCATGCAGGCCGCGGAAGGCCGTCATCAGCGTCTCCTGGAGCACGTCGCGCGCGACCTCCTCGGAGCCACACAGCCGCACCCCGAAGCGGTACACCGGCGACGCGTACCGGGCGAGCAGGGCCTCCAGCGCCTCGCGGTCTCCCT
Encoded here:
- a CDS encoding RNA polymerase sigma factor; this encodes MDATGRAARGGRSDAALVAAARKGDREALEALLARYASPVYRFGVRLCGSEEVARDVLQETLMTAFRGLHAFREQAQLSTWLYQVARSHCSRERRREARGGVAVSLDEEAARAVPSGERPPDEAAHARKLGAEIRDALASMSATDREALLLRDVEGLSAEEAASKSGIDVRAHKSRLHRARMRLREKLDGGDT